A region of Argentina anserina chromosome 5, drPotAnse1.1, whole genome shotgun sequence DNA encodes the following proteins:
- the LOC126794086 gene encoding protein IQ-DOMAIN 22, giving the protein MGKASRWFRSVLGLKKPDKPPTSSSSPKPPPVKRRWSFVKSYREKDNHNHRNETAPDVSSADNFVVDPNKHAIAVAAATAAVAEAAVAAAQAARAVVRLTSSGRSANNNDHAAASYVSGGGGSIGIREEWAAVKIQAAFRGCLARRALRALKGLVRLQALVRGHIERKKWAKRFQRFQAILRAQARARAGRARISELSYSHSSSQSSQIHQPGPATPEKCEQGLQSRSKKHEHSSILRRNSSRSTGRIIGDHDRAHSDRSWEQPGSAVKNGTPEDEKNDKVLEIDTGKPHIAAKRRNLFQSAFASDQYSHSFTTSKDSTSHQTLPSSSSCEVQSLTPLNFVVEEDAFCTANNSPQFYSASSSRGDNSKRSPFTPTKSDGLKSYVSGYSDYPNYMACTQSSKAKLRSLSAPKQRLQYERSSSAKRYSIHGFGEVSRSNAQRSSALHSNFANKAYPGSGRLDKLGMPIGYRY; this is encoded by the exons ATGGGCAAAGCCTCCAGATGGTTCCGCAGCGTCCTCGGCCTCAAAAAGCCCGACAAACCCCccacctcctcttcctccccgaAACCGCCGCCCGTCAAACGCCGATGGAGCTTCGTCAAGTCCTACCGAGAAAAAGACAATCATAACCACCGAAATGAGACAGCACCCGACGTGTCTTCCGCAGACAACTTCGTCGTTGATCCCAACAAACACGCGATCGCCGTGGCCGCCGCGACAGCCGCCGTTGCCGAGGCCGCTGTCGCCGCCGCACAAGCTGCCCGAGCCGTCGTCCGCCTCACCAGCAGCGGACGCAGCGCCAACAACAACGACCACGCCGCCGCGTCGTACGTCAGCGGCGGTGGAGGAAGCATTGGGATTCGCGAGGAGTGGGCCGCTGTGAAAATCCAAGCGGCGTTCCGAGGCTGTTTG GCGAGGAGAGCATTGCGTGCCTTAAAAGGACTGGTGAGGCTTCAAGCACTGGTTAGAGGTCATATAGAGAGGAAGAAGTGGGCTAAGCGATTCCAGCGATTTCAAGCAATATTGAGAGCTCAGGCTAGAGCTCGTGCAGGGAGAGCTCGGATTTCCGAGCTTTCATATTCACATTCAAGTTCCCAATCTTCTCAGATTCACCAACCT GGTCCTGCTACCCCTGAAAAATGTGAACAAGGACTTCAATCCaggagtaagaaacatgaACATTCATCAATTCTTCGG AGAAATAGCTCAAGATCAACTGGTAGAATTATTGGTGATCATGACCGAGCCCACTCAGATAGATCATGGGAGCAACCTGGGTCTGCAGTGAAAAATGGCACTCCTGAGGATGAGAAGAACGATAAGGTCCTTGAAATTGATACTGGGAAACCCCATATTGCAGCCAAGCGGAGAAACCTCTTCCAGTCTGCTTTTGCTTCAGATCAATACAGCCATAGCTTTACTACATCAAAGGACTCAACAAGCCATCAGACACTTCCAAGTTCATCTTCTTGTGAAGTTCAATCATTAACCCCTTTGAACTTTGTGGTTGAGGAAGATGCTTTCTGCACTGCTAACAACAGCCCACAGTTTTATTCTGCTTCTTCATCGAGGGGTGATAATTCAAAGAGAAGCCCTTTCACTCCAACAAAGAGCGATGGCTTGAAAAGTTACGTAAGTGGGTACTCAGATTACCCGAACTATATGGCCTGCACTCAATCTTCAAAAGCTAAGCTGAGGTCACTTAGCGCCCCGAAGCAGAGGCTTCAGTATGAGAGGTCTAGTTCAGCAAAAAGGTACTCTATTCATGGCTTTGGCGAGGTATCAAGATCAAATGCTCAAAGGAGTTCAGCCTTGCATTCAAACTTCGCAAATAAAGCCTACCCGGGATCTGGCCGCTTGGACAAGCTTGGCATGCCTATAGGTTATAGATACTAA
- the LOC126796459 gene encoding RHOMBOID-like protein 2 has translation MADLEGGGPPKARSSNGYNNNNYPNQYYVGTSESSWTSWLVPMFVVANVAVFIVTMFVNNCPKNNLGFDGKCVARFLGRLSFEPLKENPLFGPSSDTLEKMGGLQWYKVVHGNEAWRLFTCMWLHAGVIHVLANMLSLVFIGIRLEQQFGFVRVGIIYILSGLGGSILSALFLQSNNNISVGASGALFGLLGAMLSELLTNWSIYTNKAAALFTLIIIIAINLAVGILPHVDNFAHIGGFMSGFLLGFVLLFRPQFGWMESRNLPAGARVKSKYKAYQLGLCVLALAFVIAGYTVGLVMLFRGENGNEHCSWCHYLSCVPTKHWKCNNTS, from the exons ATGGCTGATCTAGAAGGAGGAGGGCCGCCAAAAGCCAGAAGCAGCAACGgttacaacaacaacaactacCCGAACCAGTACTATGTTGGAACTTCCGAGTCTTCGTGGACATCGTGGTTGGTTCCTATGTTTGTAGTGGCCAATGTTGCTGTCTTTATTGTGACCATGTTCGTGAACAACTGTCCGAAGAACAACTTGGGTTTTGATGGCAAGTGTGTGGCCAGATTTCTTGGCAGGCTCTCGTTTGAGCCTTTGAAAGAGAACCCTCTGTTTGGTCCTTCTTCTGATAC ATTGGAAAAAATGGGAGGCCTGCAGTGGTACAAGGTTGTACATGGGAATGAAGCATGGAGGCTTTTCACTTGTATGTGGTTGCATGCCGGTGTCATTCATGTGCTTGCAAACATGCTGAGCTTGGTCTTCATTGGCATCCGTCTGGAACAGCAATTTGGCTTTG TTCGTGTGGGGATAATCTACATATTGTCTGGACTCGGCGGAAGCATTCTGTCTGCCCTTTTCCTTCAaagtaataataatatttctgtTGGTGCTTCTGGCGCTTTGTTTGGGCTTCTTGGAGCAATGTTATCAGAGCTTCTCACCAACTGGAGTATCTATACCAACAAG GCTGCAGCACTTTTCACTCTTATAATCATCATTGCCATCAACTTAGCAGTTGGAATTCTTCCGCACGTTGACAACTTTGCTCACATTGGAGGATTTATGTCCGGGTTTCTCCTTGGTTTTGTACTGCTATTTCGTCCCCAGTTTGGATGGATGGAGAGTCGGAATCTACCAGCTGGTGCTCGTGTCAAATCTAAGTACAAGGCCTACCAATTGGGTCTTTGTGTGCTTGCGCTTGCTTTCGTGATTGCTGG ATATACTGTGGGACTGGTGATGCTGTTCAGAGGAGAGAACGGAAACGAGCACTGCAGCTGGTGCCATTATCTCAGTTGTGTGCCAACCAAACATTGGAAATGTAACAACACAAGCTGA